The Syntrophotalea acetylenivorans genome contains the following window.
TTGCGCATCTCGTCTTCGATATTGACGCTAACCTTGTTCTGTTCCGAAAGCATCCAAATCCTCCGGGGGTTTGCTGACAAACCCCGTAAAATAGTATATTCCTACACCCGTTCGTTATACGTCGAGATTGGCAACGTTGAGGGCATTGTTTTCGATAAATTCACGGCGGGGTTCAACCTGATCCCCCATCAATACGGTGAATATTTCGTTGGCTTCTACCACATCCTCGATTTTCACCTGAAGCAGAATTCGTTTTTCCGGATCCATGGTTGTCTCCCATAACTGATCGGGATTCATTTCACCAAGACCTTTGTAACGTTGGATATAAATACCCTTGCGAGCCCGAGCCAAGAAGTAATTGAGCAGGTCCTGACGATTGGCCACGGTAGCTTCTTCATCCCCTTCCTTAGAGATAAAAGCCTTTTCGTCACAGCAGATATCAGCCACCAGGCGGTGCGCCTGCAGCAACAGATGATACTCGTGAGAAGAAAGGGTTTCCAGCACCTGCTTGTCAATACGGGAACGGACATTTCCAAAAGTAAACAGGATTCTCTGCGGATCTTGCAACAGTTCGAAGGTGGCCCTTGGTTCGACGGACCGCAAAGTTTCTACCAAGGGTTGAAGATCCAGCAAATCTGAAAAACCGTTGGCTACGCGACCTTCAACGAAAATCCGCAGCACTTCGCTGTTGACCCCCTTATTCACAATCTTATCGAACAGTCGATTGTATTCGATAATATTGCGAAGGGTCGGAATAATCTGCTTGCCGCGCAACACCTTGTCTCTCTTCTCCATCTGCACGGTCATGCTGTCTACGCCAATATTGAGCAGATGCTCGAGAAGCGCATCCTCGTCCTTGAGGTAGATCTCTTGCTTGCCCTTTTTGGCTTTATAAAGAGGAGGTTGAGCGATGTAAAGAAAGCCGCGCTCGATAAGTTCGGGCATCTGCCGGAAGAAAAAGGTCAGCAGCAGGGTTCGAATATGGGAACCGTCGACATCCGCATCGGTCATGATGATAATACGGTGATAGCGGGCCTTCTCGATATTGAAGTCTTCCTTGCCGATACTGGTGCCCATGGCGGTGATCAAGGTGCGAATTTCATTGGAGGTCAGCATCTTGTCGAAGCGGGCCTTCTCCACATTGAGAATCTTACCTTTCAAAGGCAAAATAGCCTGAAAACGTCGGTCACGACCCTGTTTAGCGCTACCACCGGCGCTGTCACCCTCCACCAGATAAATTTCACACAGGGCCGGATCTTTTTCCTGACAGTCTGCCAGTTTGCCCGGCAGGGAAAGACCGTCAAGGGCTCCCTTGCGTCGGGTCAGATCGCGGGCCTTGCGGGCTGCTTCACGAGCCCGAGCCGCCTCGATGCCCTTTTCCAGAATTTTCCTGGCGGTTTTCGGATTTTCCTCCAGGTAGACCGCCAGTTTTTCATTCATCATCGACTCGACATAACCCTTAATTTCCGAATTACCGAGTTTGGTCTTGGTTTGGCCTTCGAATTGGGGGTCGGGAACCTTAACCGAAATAACCGCGGTCATGCCTTCGCGCAAATCATCGCCCGAAACCGAAGCCTTAACATTTTTCAACAGATTGTTAGCGGTGGCATAGGTATTCATGGTGCGGGTCAGAGCCGCCTTGAAACCAAAAAGGTGGGTTCCTCCTTCGTGGGTATTGATATTGTTGGCAAAGGAGAAAACTTTTTCGTCGTAGCCGTCGTTGTACTGGATGGAAATCTCGATCTCCACCCCTTCCCGTTCGCCCTTGATGTAAATCGGCTCGGAATGAAGGGGAGTCTTGGCCCTATTAAGGTACTCGACAAAGGAAATAATCCCACCTTCGTAGAGGAAAGCATGTTCCTTTTCGCTACGTTCGTCGGAAATACAAATTTTGACGCCACCGTTAAGAAAAGCCAGTTCTCTCAATCGACGGGACAACACCTCAAAGGAAAATTCGGTAGTCTCGAAGATTTCCCCGTCGGGCCAGAAGGTTATCTTGGTACCGCGCTTGGCAGTATCCCCTTCTTCCAACAATGGACTTTGAGGCACGCCGCGGTGATAGCTCTGCCGGTACTTGCGGCCATTACGACGAATTTCCAACTCAACTTTTTCAGATAAGGCATTGACTACGGAAACACCGACTCCGTGTAAGCCGCCGGAAACCTTGTAGGAATCGCTGTCGAACTTTCCGCCGGCATGGAGTACGGTCATGACCACCTCAGCCGCCGACTTTTTCTGCGTCGGATGCATATCGACCGGAATACCGCGACCGTTGTCTTCCACTGTTACCGAACCATCAATATGGATCGTTACCAGAACTTCGTCACAATGGCCGGCCAGGCTTTCGTCGATGGAATTATCCACCACCTCGTAAACCAGATGATGTAGTCCTTGAGGACCGGTCGAACCGATATACATGGCCGGCCGTTTACGCACTGCGGATAATCCTTCAAGAACCTTGATGCTTCCCGCATCATACCCTTCTTTATTTTCCATTTGCGTCATAAGTTCCTCATGCTTTTATTGACAAGCGTCATTATTCAGGCTTCCTTTGATTACACAAAAGGACCTGACGTCGTCGAACCCTTTGTTGCACATTGCCTGCAGTTCAGTGGTAGTGACAAAAACCTGTCCCTGCCGGCTGCGTAAAAACTGAAAAAAGAAATCCTGCCGCTGACGGTCGAGTTCCCCGGTCATATCATCCAGCAACAATACAGGCTGTTGGCCGATGATTTTCTCCAGATCAATAATCTGGGCCGTTTTAAATGCCAGCATAAATGAGCGTTGTTGTCCCTGGGACCCGTATTGACGTAGGGAATGGCCTCCAACGAGAAAATAGGGGTCATCCCGGTGAGGCCCTGCCAGGGTGCGTCCCAAACGCCTTTCCTGCACCGCAACCTGCTCAAGTTCTTTGCGAAATCCTTCGCGTAACTCTTTTTCTGTACCCGCAGAAGTCGGATAGTGGAGGTCTGCTTCTTCCTGACCAGCGGTTATTTGCCGATAGATCTCCTGCAATTGAGGTACCAGGCGTTGCAGATAAGTGATCCTGTCCAAACGAAGACGAGCGCCGGTCAGTATAAGGTTTTCGTTCCAAGGAGACAACTGCGATGCATCGCAGCCTTCCTTAAGAAGCTGATTTCGTTGTTGCAAACACCTCTGGTAGGCTCTGGCTCTTTCCAAAAAAAGGGGCTCTGCTTGAAAAGCTGCCCGATCGATCAAGGCACGGCGGCCAGCAGGATAGCCTCTGGCCAAACCTACCTCTTCCGGAGAAAACAGGATAGTAGGAAATAAACCTAAAAATTCCGAGCTCTTGGAAACCGGCTTACCATTGATTCGAGCACTTTTTTGTTGGCCCCGAAAGGTTAACTCTATAGTAGTCAAAACACTGTCGCGCATGACCTCGGCAAACAACCGACCAGCCGGCATCTTTCGGCGAATCATGTCACTGCCCGGCGAACCGCGAAAGCTTTTCAAATGTCCTAGAAGATAGAGGCCCTCCAGGATATTGGTTTTTCCCTGAGCATTAGCTCCCCATAGAATATTGAATCGTCTATCTGGGAGAATTTCAACATGTTCCAGATTGCGAAAATTATGCAAAACCAGACGACGGAGATACATGAAAACGATTATCTACAGGGTATATTTCCCTGCTCCTTCAATATCCTAGAGCCTCATGGGCATGATCACAGCGAGATATTCCTGATTATCACAAGGAGTAATCAAACCGGGGGAGAGTTTGTCCCGTAGAGAAAGGCATATCTTCTCTTCATTCTGGGCGTTAAGAATATCTATCAGATAACGAGCGTTAAAACCAACGCTGATTTCCTCCCCCTGGTATTCAATTTCGATATCCTCGCGAGCATCTCCAAATTCCGGGTTGGAAGAAGACATTTCCAGCTTATTTTCTTTAATCTCGATTTTAACCCCTTTGGATTTTTCACTGGATAAAATAGACATGCGTCGTAAAGCATGCAGAAAAGACTCCCGAGGAATAATAGCGGTCAAATCGTTATTTTGCGGAATAACGCGGTTGTAGTCGGGAAACTCTCCATCTACGAGACGCATGACAACCACCGTCTGGTTTTTCTGAATGACCGCGTTATTGTCGAAAAAGCCGATCAGAAGCTCTCCGTCATTTTCTTCGGCCATTTTTTTCAGTTCAAAAATACCCTTGCGAGGGAAGATAACCCCCTTGGCCAACTGTTCGATATGACTGACATCAAGAGGTTTCTGAATCAGGGATAGACGATGGCCGTCTGTTGCTACCAAGCGCAACAGAGACTGATTATCCTTTTCTACGGGACGGAAATAAATGCCGTTGAGATTGTATTTACTTTCGTCAGTGGAAATAGAGAAAAAGGTCTTATCTATCATCTCCTTGAGCAGGGTGCCATCCACACTGACAAACTGTTCTTTTTGGAAATGGGGGAAATAAGGGAATTCTTCCGCTGAAAGACCTACAATATTGAAGAAAGCCTTACCGCAACGGATTTCAATCCAGCAGTTGTCCTTGGCATTGAAATCTATTTCTTGTTCAGGAAGTTCTTTAATAATCTCGAAAAGTTTTTTTGCAGAAACCGTGATTTTCCCAGGGGACTTGATAGTGGCCGGATAGCTGGCCTTCATTCCCACTTCCAGGTCTGTGGCGGTCAGGGTAATTTCACCGTCTATCGCCTCGATCAGAACGTTGGCCAAAATAGGGATTGTATTTTTCTTTTCTACTATCCCCTGAATTCGTGCCAGGCCCTTGATGAAGATTTCTTTTTCAATAGCGAAGCGCATAATGCCTCCTGTTAACAGCCTACTGTTTATTTAAAGTCTTTTCTTTTAAAAACAGTAGATAGTAGTAGATGCCTGTTGATTTGTTGATATGTGGTAAAAACCTTTAAAAATTGATGTCATAGCTTGTGAGGAAAAAAAGTCATAGGCTGTGTTGAAATAAGCAGCTTTTGTGGAAAAGTCCTCCAAAGAGTGAAACCCTGCACTTATCAACTTTTTCATCCACACCTTTTGCTTCTCTTTAAACCTCTTTAAACGGTTAATTCTTTTTTCAACGAATTGATTACAGTGCGGAGCTGAAAATCCTCTTCCATATTTTTTTCGATCTTTTTTATCGCATGGATAATCGTCGAGTGATCTTTTCCACCAAAACGATCACCGATCTCAGGGTAAGAAAAGGAGGTCAGTTGTCGCGATAGATACATAGCTATCTGCCGCGGCAGGACCAGGGCTTTCATCCTTTTGGATGATTTGATGTCGGCTACCTTTATTCCATAATGATGGGCTACCCGCTTCTGGATTTCTTCTACACTAAGTTCCCGCTTTTTCTCGATAAGGATATCTTTTAATACTTCCTGAGCCATTTCAAGGGTGACTGGAGTTGCCGTAAGGCTGGCGTAAGCTCCTATGCGTACCAGGTAACCTTCTAGCTCGCGAACATTACTACTTATTGAATTAGCTAAAAAATAAGCCACCTCTTCAGGCAGGCCTATACCGTTGGCTTCTGCCTTCATTTTTAAAATGGCGTGTTTTGTCTCCATGTCCGGAGCTTGAATATCGGCAATAAGGCCCCATTCGAAACGGGACCGCAACCGTTCTTCCAGACCGGGAATTTCCTTTGGAAATTTATCGGAGGTTACGACAATCTGTTTATGGGAATCATATAAAGCATTGAACGTATGAAAAAATTCTTCCTGGGTTCGTTCTTTGCCGGCGATAAACTGTACATCGTCGATAAGCAGAACATCCATGGAACGGAATTTATTACGAAATTCATCCATCTTGGCGTAGCGGAGTGAATTGATTAGTTCATTCATGAACTTTTCCGAGGTGTAATAACAAACCTTCATCTCGGGGTTGTTTTTCAAGATGGCATTTCCGATGGCCGTTACCAGGTGTGTTTTACCGAGACCTACTCCACCATAAATAAAGAGCGGATTATAGGTGGTGGCCGGATTGTTGGCTACAGCCATTGCGGCGGCACAGGCAAATTGATTTGATGAGCCAAGGACGAACTCTTCAAAGGTATATTTGGAATTGAGGTTAAATCCATTATTGGCGGTGCGAACCGGTGGTTGTGCCGCTGCCGGTGTCGGAGAGGGTGGTGCTGGTGAAGAGACAGGCTTATCAACGGATTTTTTAGGTGGTGTGGTTGATACCTTTATCACCACACGATAAGGGTTAGACGCAAGCTTAGAAAATATTTCCTGAATGATGGAGACATAGTGATCCCGTAGCCAATCAAGAACAAAACGGTTTGGGACCTCCAGCAGAACCTTGTCTTCCTCCACTCCGGCAAACTTGATTGGGGTAATCCAAGTAGCGAAATGTTGTGGAGTGAGGGTTTGCTCCAACTGCTCGAGGGTTTTCTCCCAAAGTCCGTTCATAGGCGGATTCATACTACATAAAAGTGTGAAAATAACAGGACAGAATATATAATTAATCCACAACCATATAAACAGGTGTGGATAAATAATGTTGCCATGCTGCAACAGCTTATTTATGCTAGTGTCCCGTGGGGAAAAAAGAGGTTTCAAACTATCAAAGGCCCCTTCCTTTTGCAAGAAAATTTTGGATCGGGATGGCGCTCTTATAACGCCGGTTCAAGGACTTTCTTATGATTCATGCTTGACAAAAAAATTTGAACGTGGTTAATAATGCGATTCGTTAAATTTCCTTGTTACCGTTTCCTGAGGATAAAAATAAGCTACAGAGGAGATACAAATGTCCAAGAGAACCTATCAGCCCAGCAGAATCCGTAGAAAAAGAACCCACGGCTTTCGTGCCCGGATGCAAAGCAAAAACGGCCGTTCTGTTATTCGGCGTCGTCGTGCCCGTGGTCGCAATAAGTTGGTTGTAACTATTCCCACTAAATAGTTAAGTATATGGGTAGCGGCACTTATTCTTTTCCCAAAGAGCGTCATCTGCGAAAATCTATTGATTTTCAGCGGGTGCGGCAAGGGGGAAAGCGCCGGCACACACCCAGCTTTATCGTTGTAACTTTACATCGATCGAACAGCCTCACTCGCCTTGGACTGACCGTTAGTCGTAAGGTTGGTGGGGCTGTTCAGCGCAATCGGGTAAAGCGATTAGTGAGAGAATTTTTTCGCAACCATATCAATAGGTTGCCGGCTGATATCGATATATCGATTGTTGCCAAGGTGGGCGCAGCCGATCTAAGTTATGTTCGGGTTTGTGAGGAATTGATGTTTTTGGTAGAAAAATAACCAAGGCGATCCCATCATGCTGCAAAAAGCGGTACTCGCTCTATTAACGTTCTATCAGCGATTTATTTCACCTCTTAAGGCACCTTCCTGCCGGTTTTATCCCAGCTGTTCCAGTTATGCCTATGAGGCGGTAGCCAAATACGGAGTTTTACGAGGGCTTTTTAAAACCGCCGTCCGTCTCGGACGTTGTCATCCCTTCCATCCAGGCGGCTACGACCCTGTTTAACACTCTGCTGCAATCGCCAGCTGACAAACGGAGATTTTTCAAATGGAAAACAAGAATATTCTGATTGCCTTTGTCCTTATGCTGGCGGTTTGGGTGGGAGTCAATCTCCTGTTTCCTGCTCCTTCGGCTCCTCCCGAACAACCGAAAGTTGATGAATCTCAGGCAGCATCTGTCGTTAAAGACCCCGTTGCCACCCCGGACTCCCCTGTTCAAGCTGCCATGGTGGAACCAACTATTCCGGTGCCGCAACAAGAACGCACTATCGTAGTAAGGTCCGGACGGTACGAGGCTGTTTTCAGTTCGGCCGGAGGCCGGTTAAAGTCTCTTTCCCTGCTTGGTTATGCACAAACCACCGCCCCTGATTCTCCGCCGGTATCACTGGTTGATGCACCGGTTTCTCAACAAGCTACATTGCGTACCGAAGGTCTTGGTGAGTTCGATATTTCGTCGGAAGGCTTTTATGCCTTGTCCGTTGATGAAAATCTGATTGAACTTGGGGCTGATGAGGAGCGGGAAATCGTTTTTACCGCAATATCCCCTCGCGGTCTTAAAATAGAAAAAATCTTTAAATTACGTGGTAATTCCTTTGATTTCGATTTGCAGGTTCGGCTGACCAATCTCGGCACTCAAACGCTCCGAGGGGCCACCAGTTTAAGTCTGGTAGAGCCATGGAACGAATCGATGAAAGGATCCCGTTACTCTTTTGTTGGGCCTGCCGTCTTTGACGGAGAAAAAGTGCATACCCATGAGGTAGAAGATCTGGCTGAAGAGGCACCGGTGTACGGCAGTTCATCGGTCTGGACCCTTTTCGAGCGGAAATACTTTATGTCTGCTGTGGTAGCCCTGGCCGACGCAGGAGAGAAGTTCCGGATTTCGAAAAGTGGCGACCTGGTCGAGAATACTATAGAGACACCTTACGCCGTTCTGGCAGCGGGGCAATCTACCAGCGCTGATTATCTCTGTTTCTTTGGACCTCGAGATATCGAGATTTTGGAACAGGTTGACCGTCAACTCGACAAAGCCATCGACTTCGGCTTTTTTGAAATTATTGCCCGTCCCCTGCTTACCGTATTGAAGTTCTTTTATAGCTATGTTGGGAATTGGGGAATAGCGATTATTTTGTTAACCTGCATCATTAAATTGCTTTTCTGGCCTTTAACGCAGAAAAGCTATAAATCCATGAAAGCAATGCAAACCCTGCAACCTGAAATGCAGAAGTTACGGGAAAAATTTAAGAACAACAAAGAGCAGTTGAATAAAGAGATAATGGCTCTTTACAAGACCAAACGAGTCAATCCTATGGGGGGTTGCTTGCCCATGTTTGTGCAGATCCCGGTCTTTTTTGCCCTATACAAAGTGCTGCTCGGCACGATAGCTCTGCGACATGCGCCTTTCGCATTCTGGCTGCAGGACTTGTCTGTCAAGGACCCTTATTACATCACCCCGATCATTATGGGGGTTACGATGTTTTTCCAACAGAAAATGAGCCCGAGCACTATGGATCCCGCCCAGGCTAAAATCTTCATGTTTATGCCTCTCATTTTCACCTTTATGTTTCTTAATTTCCCTTCGGGCCTGGTTCTTTACTGGATGGTCAACAACATATTGACGATTCTTCAGCAGTGGCATGTTAACCGTGAACCTAAAGCTGTTGCCAGTTGATATTCGGCGGAGTAGTATTGGCAGTCTAGGGTAAATATTGTTTTGGGAGGGAGCATCTGCTGCCTCCTTTACTTTTAGGTGCTATCTAAAGTGATTATCGATAGTCAGGATACTATTGTCGCTATTGCTACCGCTCCCGGTGAAGGGGGTATCGGCATTGTTCGGCTTTCCGGTGTAAACGCTGAAAAGTTTCTCAAGCTTTATTTCAATTCGGCGGGCAATCATTGCCAGTTCACTTCCCATCGGCTGTATTACGGCCAGTTCCGTCATACCGATGGTGATTTGGTCGATGAAGTAATGGCTGTCATCATGCGTGCACCCCGATCATATACGATGGAAGACGTGGTTGAAGTACACTGTCATGGCGGCAGTGTTGTTCTGCGTCGAATCGTTGATCTCTTTATCGATGCCGGAGCTCGTCTGGCTCGGCCCGGGGAATTTACTCTTCGGGCCTTTCTCAATGGCCGCATTGATTTGACGCGCGCCGAGGCCGTTATCGAGGTTATTCGTTCCCGGTCTGAGGCTGCTTGCCGCGTGGCCCTTGGGCAACTGGAGGGACGTTTATCTCAAAAGCTATTCAGCTTTCGTGATGACATTAGCGATCTGCTTGCCGAGGTAGAAGCAGGGATCGATTTTCCCGAGGAAGAATTGCCTCTTATTGATCGCCAACGCCTCATCGAAACCTCTACGTATTTAGAGGGACAAATGGCAGCACTTCTTGATTCTTTTGAATCGGGCCGTCTTTTGCGCGATGGTTTGTCGATCCTTATTTTTGGCAAGCCGAACGTTGGAAAAAGCTCATTAATGAATACGTTGCTCGGAGAGGCAAGAACGATTGTCTCCGACATTCCAGGGACGACCAGGGATACCGTTGAAGAGAGTCTTATTCTCAGGGGTATGCCTTTGAGGCTTATCGATACGGCCGGGGTTAGACAGACCCTTGATCCTGTAGAAATCCAAGGGGTGGAGCGCGCCCAAGCCAAGGTAGCTGGTGTGGACTTAGTTTTGTTGGTCGTCGACGGTAGTCAGGCTCTCGATGAAGATGATCAGAAGGCTTTACAATCCTGCGATCCAGCTCGGACCTTATTGGTTTTAAATAAACAAGATCTGGGGGACAGTCATCTCCCTACCGAATTTTTACCTCTGCCGGCTTTTTCCATAAGCGCTCGTAGTTCCTTTGGTATCGACCAACTACTGAATGGTATAGTTAGTTTCTTTTCTAAAAGTGCCGGTAGTGAGGGGAGGGAGACCACCCTCCTTTCCGACCGGCGCCATCGTGAATCCTTACTGTTGGCTCGCAATGCTCTTGAACGATTTAGGGTCTGTCTTGCTGAAGACCAGCCCTCTGAGTTTGGGGCGCTTGAGCTAAGAGAAGCGCTACAAGCCTTGGGGGAAATTACTGGCGAGACGGCACCTGAGGATATTCTTGAAAAAATATTTACACGCTTCTGTATCGGTAAATAAGAAGTGTTCCACGTGAAACATTCACGGAGGGGGGCAAAAAGCTCCTGCAGGTAGGTTATGTATAGTTATGGCAAAGAGTATGATGTAGTGGTGGTAGGGGCAGGCCATGCAGGATGTGAGGCTGCCTTGGCGGCAGCTCGCATGGGTTGTCGTACCCTGTTGCTAAATTTAAGTTTGGATGCGGTTGCTCAGATGTCTTGTAATCCTGCTATTGGTGGTTTAGCTAAGGGGCATCTGGTAAAAGAAATCGATGCATTGGGTGGTGCAATGGCCAAATGTATCGATGCTACGGGAATCCAGTTTCGTATTTTGAATACGAAAAAGGGACCAGCTGTTCGTGCATCCAGGGCCCAGGCAGACAGACATCGCTATCAGGAGTGGATGAAGCAGTATATTGAAAAACAAGCCCTGATAGACCTCAAGCAGGGAGCGGTAGTCGGTTTATTGATGGAGGATGGCTGTCTTATCGGGGTGAGAACCAGAGAGGGACTTGAGTTTAAAGGAAAGACGGTGGTGCTGACTACCGGCACCTTTATGCGTGGTTTGATCCATGTGGGTTTAGAAAATTATCCGGGAGGGCGAGCGGGCGAACCGCCATCTGAGGGATTGTCCGACCATTTAAAAACCCTCGGTTTTACGGTCGGGCGTTTAAAGACGGGCACGCCTCCGCGCATCGATGGTAATACGGTGGATTTTACAAAGGTAGAGCCCCAGCCTGGAGATTCTCCGCCCCAGCCTTTTTCTTTTGAAACGGAAAAGATAACCGGAACACAGGTAAGTTGTTATATAACCGGTACAAACCCCAGAACACATGAGATTATCCGGTCAGGTCTCGATCGTTCCCCTCTTTACAGTGGAGTTATTGAAGGGGTAGGGCCCAGATATTGTCCTTCTATTGAAGATAAGGTGGTACGTTTCCCTGAAAAGGAATATCATCAGGTGTTTTTGGAACCGGAGGGGCTAGATACCTCAGAGATGTACCCTAATGGATTGCCAACCTCTCTTCCGCCCGATATTCAGTTGGCCTTTTTGCG
Protein-coding sequences here:
- the gyrB gene encoding DNA topoisomerase (ATP-hydrolyzing) subunit B, whose amino-acid sequence is MENKEGYDAGSIKVLEGLSAVRKRPAMYIGSTGPQGLHHLVYEVVDNSIDESLAGHCDEVLVTIHIDGSVTVEDNGRGIPVDMHPTQKKSAAEVVMTVLHAGGKFDSDSYKVSGGLHGVGVSVVNALSEKVELEIRRNGRKYRQSYHRGVPQSPLLEEGDTAKRGTKITFWPDGEIFETTEFSFEVLSRRLRELAFLNGGVKICISDERSEKEHAFLYEGGIISFVEYLNRAKTPLHSEPIYIKGEREGVEIEISIQYNDGYDEKVFSFANNINTHEGGTHLFGFKAALTRTMNTYATANNLLKNVKASVSGDDLREGMTAVISVKVPDPQFEGQTKTKLGNSEIKGYVESMMNEKLAVYLEENPKTARKILEKGIEAARAREAARKARDLTRRKGALDGLSLPGKLADCQEKDPALCEIYLVEGDSAGGSAKQGRDRRFQAILPLKGKILNVEKARFDKMLTSNEIRTLITAMGTSIGKEDFNIEKARYHRIIIMTDADVDGSHIRTLLLTFFFRQMPELIERGFLYIAQPPLYKAKKGKQEIYLKDEDALLEHLLNIGVDSMTVQMEKRDKVLRGKQIIPTLRNIIEYNRLFDKIVNKGVNSEVLRIFVEGRVANGFSDLLDLQPLVETLRSVEPRATFELLQDPQRILFTFGNVRSRIDKQVLETLSSHEYHLLLQAHRLVADICCDEKAFISKEGDEEATVANRQDLLNYFLARARKGIYIQRYKGLGEMNPDQLWETTMDPEKRILLQVKIEDVVEANEIFTVLMGDQVEPRREFIENNALNVANLDV
- the recF gene encoding DNA replication/repair protein RecF (All proteins in this family for which functions are known are DNA-binding proteins that assist the filamentation of RecA onto DNA for the initiation of recombination or recombinational repair.), yielding MYLRRLVLHNFRNLEHVEILPDRRFNILWGANAQGKTNILEGLYLLGHLKSFRGSPGSDMIRRKMPAGRLFAEVMRDSVLTTIELTFRGQQKSARINGKPVSKSSEFLGLFPTILFSPEEVGLARGYPAGRRALIDRAAFQAEPLFLERARAYQRCLQQRNQLLKEGCDASQLSPWNENLILTGARLRLDRITYLQRLVPQLQEIYRQITAGQEEADLHYPTSAGTEKELREGFRKELEQVAVQERRLGRTLAGPHRDDPYFLVGGHSLRQYGSQGQQRSFMLAFKTAQIIDLEKIIGQQPVLLLDDMTGELDRQRQDFFFQFLRSRQGQVFVTTTELQAMCNKGFDDVRSFCVIKGSLNNDACQ
- the dnaN gene encoding DNA polymerase III subunit beta — protein: MRFAIEKEIFIKGLARIQGIVEKKNTIPILANVLIEAIDGEITLTATDLEVGMKASYPATIKSPGKITVSAKKLFEIIKELPEQEIDFNAKDNCWIEIRCGKAFFNIVGLSAEEFPYFPHFQKEQFVSVDGTLLKEMIDKTFFSISTDESKYNLNGIYFRPVEKDNQSLLRLVATDGHRLSLIQKPLDVSHIEQLAKGVIFPRKGIFELKKMAEENDGELLIGFFDNNAVIQKNQTVVVMRLVDGEFPDYNRVIPQNNDLTAIIPRESFLHALRRMSILSSEKSKGVKIEIKENKLEMSSSNPEFGDAREDIEIEYQGEEISVGFNARYLIDILNAQNEEKICLSLRDKLSPGLITPCDNQEYLAVIMPMRL
- the dnaA gene encoding chromosomal replication initiator protein DnaA; this encodes MNGLWEKTLEQLEQTLTPQHFATWITPIKFAGVEEDKVLLEVPNRFVLDWLRDHYVSIIQEIFSKLASNPYRVVIKVSTTPPKKSVDKPVSSPAPPSPTPAAAQPPVRTANNGFNLNSKYTFEEFVLGSSNQFACAAAMAVANNPATTYNPLFIYGGVGLGKTHLVTAIGNAILKNNPEMKVCYYTSEKFMNELINSLRYAKMDEFRNKFRSMDVLLIDDVQFIAGKERTQEEFFHTFNALYDSHKQIVVTSDKFPKEIPGLEERLRSRFEWGLIADIQAPDMETKHAILKMKAEANGIGLPEEVAYFLANSISSNVRELEGYLVRIGAYASLTATPVTLEMAQEVLKDILIEKKRELSVEEIQKRVAHHYGIKVADIKSSKRMKALVLPRQIAMYLSRQLTSFSYPEIGDRFGGKDHSTIIHAIKKIEKNMEEDFQLRTVINSLKKELTV
- the rpmH gene encoding 50S ribosomal protein L34, whose protein sequence is MSKRTYQPSRIRRKRTHGFRARMQSKNGRSVIRRRRARGRNKLVVTIPTK
- the rnpA gene encoding ribonuclease P protein component, encoding MGSGTYSFPKERHLRKSIDFQRVRQGGKRRHTPSFIVVTLHRSNSLTRLGLTVSRKVGGAVQRNRVKRLVREFFRNHINRLPADIDISIVAKVGAADLSYVRVCEELMFLVEK
- the yidD gene encoding membrane protein insertion efficiency factor YidD gives rise to the protein MLQKAVLALLTFYQRFISPLKAPSCRFYPSCSSYAYEAVAKYGVLRGLFKTAVRLGRCHPFHPGGYDPV
- the yidC gene encoding membrane protein insertase YidC — encoded protein: MENKNILIAFVLMLAVWVGVNLLFPAPSAPPEQPKVDESQAASVVKDPVATPDSPVQAAMVEPTIPVPQQERTIVVRSGRYEAVFSSAGGRLKSLSLLGYAQTTAPDSPPVSLVDAPVSQQATLRTEGLGEFDISSEGFYALSVDENLIELGADEEREIVFTAISPRGLKIEKIFKLRGNSFDFDLQVRLTNLGTQTLRGATSLSLVEPWNESMKGSRYSFVGPAVFDGEKVHTHEVEDLAEEAPVYGSSSVWTLFERKYFMSAVVALADAGEKFRISKSGDLVENTIETPYAVLAAGQSTSADYLCFFGPRDIEILEQVDRQLDKAIDFGFFEIIARPLLTVLKFFYSYVGNWGIAIILLTCIIKLLFWPLTQKSYKSMKAMQTLQPEMQKLREKFKNNKEQLNKEIMALYKTKRVNPMGGCLPMFVQIPVFFALYKVLLGTIALRHAPFAFWLQDLSVKDPYYITPIIMGVTMFFQQKMSPSTMDPAQAKIFMFMPLIFTFMFLNFPSGLVLYWMVNNILTILQQWHVNREPKAVAS
- the mnmE gene encoding tRNA uridine-5-carboxymethylaminomethyl(34) synthesis GTPase MnmE, with the protein product MIIDSQDTIVAIATAPGEGGIGIVRLSGVNAEKFLKLYFNSAGNHCQFTSHRLYYGQFRHTDGDLVDEVMAVIMRAPRSYTMEDVVEVHCHGGSVVLRRIVDLFIDAGARLARPGEFTLRAFLNGRIDLTRAEAVIEVIRSRSEAACRVALGQLEGRLSQKLFSFRDDISDLLAEVEAGIDFPEEELPLIDRQRLIETSTYLEGQMAALLDSFESGRLLRDGLSILIFGKPNVGKSSLMNTLLGEARTIVSDIPGTTRDTVEESLILRGMPLRLIDTAGVRQTLDPVEIQGVERAQAKVAGVDLVLLVVDGSQALDEDDQKALQSCDPARTLLVLNKQDLGDSHLPTEFLPLPAFSISARSSFGIDQLLNGIVSFFSKSAGSEGRETTLLSDRRHRESLLLARNALERFRVCLAEDQPSEFGALELREALQALGEITGETAPEDILEKIFTRFCIGK